The following are from one region of the bacterium genome:
- a CDS encoding protein-L-isoaspartate(D-aspartate) O-methyltransferase, whose translation MTSDFKFQRRRMVEDLIRTYGIRDERVLDAMRAVPRHLFVREHLRNQSYGDHALPSEAAQTISQPYVVARMTELLNVSKQHSVLEIGTGTGYQTAILAHLASRVFSLERIGSLARQAISRIRDLGLQNVKIQIFDGTVGWSEAAPFDRILVTAGAPSVPEPLLEQLTVGGILVVPEGDLERQRLVKYRKLRGGGHRREEGEMVAFVPLVGRFGWQDVG comes from the coding sequence ATGACGAGCGATTTCAAATTCCAGCGACGAAGGATGGTCGAGGATCTGATCCGGACGTATGGCATCAGGGATGAGCGGGTGCTCGATGCGATGAGGGCGGTGCCGAGGCATCTGTTCGTGCGCGAGCACCTGCGCAACCAGTCCTACGGCGACCACGCGCTGCCTTCAGAGGCAGCGCAGACGATTTCGCAACCCTATGTGGTCGCGCGCATGACCGAGCTGTTGAATGTCTCGAAGCAGCACTCGGTGCTCGAGATCGGCACCGGTACCGGCTACCAGACGGCAATACTCGCCCATCTGGCGTCGAGGGTTTTCAGCCTCGAGCGCATCGGCAGCCTTGCCCGACAGGCGATCTCCCGCATCCGAGACCTGGGGCTCCAGAACGTCAAGATTCAGATCTTCGACGGCACCGTCGGCTGGAGCGAAGCTGCCCCCTTCGACCGTATTCTGGTGACGGCGGGAGCTCCTTCGGTGCCGGAGCCGCTTCTCGAGCAGCTGACCGTGGGCGGGATTCTCGTGGTCCCGGAGGGCGATCTGGAGCGGCAGAGGCTGGTGAAGTACCGCAAGCTCCGCGGCGGCGGCCACCGCCGTGAAGAGGGTGAGATGGTGGCGTTCGTGCCGTTGGTTGGCCGGTTCGGCTGGCAGGACGTGGGGTAG
- the surE gene encoding 5'/3'-nucleotidase SurE produces the protein MSGLTSRAEGLGVKRILITNDDGVFSEGVKLLRDALAEVADVTVVAPDREQSASGHSLTLDRPLRMQMLEEGRYSVDGTPTDCVNLALQWLMKDDPPDLIVSGINFGFNLGDDVTYSGTVSATFEGTLMGIPSVAFSQEVSEGFSFEGAARFARRLLGLLITKKLPPDLLLNVNVPAGVIKGVRLTRLGRRVYKQSVVEKFDPRGRRYFWIAGKPVWHEDTGTDHEAVLNGYVSITPLHLDLTDYRSLDSYDWLSAELDGVANLSQ, from the coding sequence TTGTCGGGCCTTACATCAAGGGCTGAAGGGCTTGGCGTGAAGCGAATACTCATAACCAACGACGACGGCGTCTTCTCCGAGGGAGTCAAGCTCCTCAGGGACGCACTGGCCGAGGTGGCCGACGTCACGGTGGTCGCACCGGATCGCGAGCAGAGCGCGAGCGGCCACTCGCTGACTCTGGACCGACCGCTCCGCATGCAGATGCTCGAGGAAGGGCGGTATTCGGTCGACGGCACACCGACCGACTGTGTCAACCTCGCGCTGCAGTGGTTGATGAAGGACGATCCGCCGGACCTCATCGTGTCGGGCATCAACTTCGGCTTCAATCTGGGCGATGACGTCACCTACTCAGGCACCGTAAGCGCGACATTCGAAGGCACGCTCATGGGCATTCCCTCGGTCGCCTTCAGCCAGGAGGTGAGTGAGGGATTCTCTTTCGAAGGCGCCGCCCGTTTCGCTCGCCGGCTCCTCGGGCTGCTGATCACCAAGAAGCTGCCGCCCGATCTTCTCCTCAATGTCAACGTGCCGGCCGGCGTCATCAAGGGGGTCCGTTTGACCCGCTTGGGACGGCGCGTCTATAAGCAGTCGGTCGTGGAGAAGTTCGATCCGCGAGGCAGAAGGTACTTCTGGATCGCCGGGAAACCGGTCTGGCACGAAGACACCGGCACCGATCATGAGGCCGTCTTGAACGGGTATGTCTCGATCACGCCGCTTCACCTGGACCTCACCGACTATCGCTCTCTCGATTCGTATGACTGGTTGAGCGCCGAGCTGGATGGAGTGGCGAATCTCTCGCAATGA
- the mtnP gene encoding S-methyl-5'-thioadenosine phosphorylase — protein MSDVRIGVIGGSGLYEMEGMRILEERVIETPFGDPSDAYIVGELHGKKVAFLPRHGRGHRLLPSELNYRANIFGMKVLGVEWIVSVSAVGSLKEEYVPTHLLVPDQFFDRTRHRPDTFYGKGLVGHVSFAHPVCGKLSEWLIAGSRDAGATVHEGGVYVCMEGPLFSTLAESLYYRRNDFDVIGMTGLQEAKLAREAEMSYATMAMITDYDCWHEEEDDVNATAVMEVLQKNVKTAKEAVRRTIDRIDESQDSPFKGILATSLMTDPSRIPPETLEALSPIVGPYIKG, from the coding sequence ATGTCTGACGTAAGGATAGGTGTGATCGGGGGCAGCGGCCTCTATGAGATGGAAGGCATGCGAATTCTGGAGGAGCGGGTGATCGAGACCCCGTTCGGCGATCCCTCGGACGCCTACATTGTCGGAGAGCTTCACGGCAAGAAGGTCGCTTTCTTGCCGCGCCACGGGCGTGGGCACCGGCTGCTGCCGTCCGAGCTCAACTACCGGGCCAACATCTTCGGCATGAAGGTCCTCGGGGTGGAGTGGATCGTGTCGGTCTCGGCCGTGGGCAGCCTGAAAGAAGAGTACGTACCGACCCATCTCTTGGTCCCGGACCAGTTCTTCGACAGGACGCGCCACCGGCCCGATACTTTCTACGGCAAAGGTCTGGTGGGGCATGTGAGCTTCGCTCACCCGGTTTGCGGAAAGCTGTCGGAGTGGCTGATTGCCGGATCTCGGGACGCCGGAGCGACGGTGCACGAGGGCGGTGTCTACGTGTGCATGGAGGGTCCGCTGTTTTCGACGCTGGCCGAATCTCTCTACTATCGTCGGAACGATTTCGACGTCATCGGGATGACCGGTCTGCAGGAAGCCAAGCTGGCTCGCGAGGCCGAGATGAGCTACGCGACCATGGCGATGATCACCGACTACGACTGCTGGCATGAAGAAGAAGACGACGTGAACGCGACCGCCGTCATGGAAGTGCTTCAGAAGAACGTCAAGACGGCCAAAGAAGCGGTTCGTCGAACGATCGACAGGATCGATGAGTCTCAGGACAGCCCCTTCAAGGGGATCCTGGCGACTTCGCTGATGACCGATCCCTCTCGGATCCCACCGGAGACGCTCGAGGCTTTGTCGCCTATTGTCGGGCCTTACATCAAGGGCTGA
- a CDS encoding Gfo/Idh/MocA family oxidoreductase, which produces MGDPGRRLRIGVVGTGALGRHHVRILSELETAELVGAFDIERSKAEAVCGEFGAEVFGDLDSLAAAADAVVVAAPTRDHAEIGCRLLEGGLHVMVEKPITRTLEEADALIAAAGDRVLAVGHVEFYNPAVQALLGIGLPPGFAEVHRMGEFSSRSLDIDVVRDLMIHDLQILQRLDPSPLKSLAAVGVNVLTDRDDIANARLEFESGLVANLTASRVSDHKIRKLRVIVPGIYLSLDYQKQEIKGYRLRKGGGVRDLERMDVAIEREEPLKCELRAFVSACRGEEVPLVTGEDGRRALAAAQDVCDQIEQQRSAVQAFA; this is translated from the coding sequence GTGGGTGATCCCGGACGGCGACTTCGAATCGGTGTTGTAGGCACCGGAGCACTCGGCAGGCATCACGTTCGAATCCTGTCGGAGCTCGAGACGGCCGAGCTAGTTGGCGCGTTCGACATCGAGCGGTCGAAGGCCGAGGCCGTTTGCGGAGAGTTCGGCGCGGAAGTCTTCGGCGACTTGGACTCGCTGGCGGCGGCGGCCGACGCCGTGGTCGTCGCAGCACCCACGCGGGATCACGCCGAGATTGGCTGCCGACTGCTTGAAGGTGGGCTTCACGTGATGGTGGAGAAGCCCATCACCCGTACCTTGGAAGAGGCGGACGCCTTGATCGCCGCGGCCGGCGACCGGGTCCTGGCGGTGGGACACGTGGAGTTCTACAACCCGGCGGTCCAAGCGCTACTTGGGATCGGGCTGCCGCCCGGCTTTGCGGAGGTTCATCGCATGGGTGAGTTCTCGTCCCGCAGCCTCGACATCGACGTGGTGCGAGATCTCATGATTCACGACCTGCAGATCTTGCAGAGACTGGATCCGTCGCCTCTAAAGAGTCTTGCAGCGGTCGGAGTGAACGTCTTGACCGATCGCGATGACATTGCCAACGCCCGCCTCGAGTTCGAGTCGGGACTGGTCGCCAACCTGACGGCCTCGCGAGTGTCCGATCACAAGATCCGCAAACTGAGAGTCATCGTCCCGGGGATCTACCTGTCGCTCGATTATCAAAAGCAGGAAATCAAGGGTTATCGGCTGCGCAAGGGCGGCGGAGTTCGCGACCTCGAGCGCATGGATGTTGCTATCGAACGGGAGGAGCCGCTCAAATGTGAGCTTCGTGCCTTTGTCTCAGCCTGCCGGGGAGAAGAGGTCCCGCTCGTCACCGGCGAAGACGGCCGGCGTGCGCTGGCTGCGGCGCAGGACGTTTGCGATCAGATCGAGCAGCAGCGGAGCGCGGTCCAAGCATTCGCATAA
- the lpxA gene encoding acyl-ACP--UDP-N-acetylglucosamine O-acyltransferase — MPVAIHPTAVVDPDAELGSSVSVGPYAVIGAEVVVGDDCEIGSAAQLQGPCILGSGNRIFPHACVGLDPQDLKYQGERTTLEVGDGNTFREFCTVNRGTGLGGGSTTIGNQNLLMAYSHVAHDCHIANRAILTNAATLAGHVIVEDYAAIGAFSAVQQFCRVGRHAYIGGYSIITKDALPYMKTVGAKPACIGVNRIGLQRRGFDEARIKPIEAAARVLLRSSLNTSQALEQLKSEFAGNPDIELLIEYLESSELGVIKALPGQRSARGSGG; from the coding sequence ATGCCCGTAGCCATTCATCCCACAGCGGTCGTCGATCCCGATGCCGAGCTCGGCTCGAGTGTCAGTGTCGGCCCGTACGCAGTGATCGGAGCCGAGGTCGTGGTGGGTGACGATTGTGAGATCGGCTCCGCGGCGCAGCTTCAGGGGCCGTGCATCCTGGGCTCCGGAAACCGTATCTTCCCGCACGCCTGTGTCGGGCTCGATCCGCAGGACCTCAAATACCAGGGCGAGCGGACAACCCTCGAGGTCGGTGACGGCAACACCTTTCGGGAGTTCTGCACCGTCAACCGGGGCACCGGGCTGGGCGGAGGCAGCACTACCATCGGCAACCAGAACCTGCTGATGGCCTATTCCCATGTCGCCCACGATTGTCACATCGCGAATCGCGCCATCTTGACCAACGCGGCGACTCTGGCCGGTCACGTCATCGTCGAAGACTACGCGGCCATCGGAGCCTTCAGCGCGGTCCAGCAGTTCTGCCGCGTCGGGCGACACGCCTATATCGGCGGCTACTCGATCATCACCAAGGACGCCCTGCCCTACATGAAGACGGTGGGAGCGAAGCCCGCTTGCATCGGTGTCAACCGAATAGGTCTACAGCGCCGGGGGTTCGATGAGGCCCGAATCAAGCCGATCGAGGCCGCGGCCCGGGTTCTGCTCAGGTCATCCCTCAACACCAGTCAAGCCCTCGAGCAGTTGAAGAGCGAGTTCGCCGGTAACCCGGACATCGAGCTCTTGATCGAGTACCTGGAGAGCTCCGAGCTGGGCGTCATCAAGGCTTTGCCGGGCCAGCGTTCGGCACGAGGCAGCGGTGGGTGA
- the fabZ gene encoding 3-hydroxyacyl-ACP dehydratase FabZ produces MDWIKSVLPHRYPFLLVDKVLELESGERARAVKNVTVNEPFFVGHFPGQPVMPGVLVIEALAQAAGILLIHDRSDRAEHLIYLAGVDDAKFRRPVRPGDQLILDVEIIRARPSFAKVHGVARVDGQVAAEAMLTSAMVPS; encoded by the coding sequence ATCGACTGGATCAAGTCGGTCCTGCCGCACCGCTACCCGTTTCTGCTCGTCGACAAGGTTCTCGAGCTCGAATCGGGCGAGCGCGCCCGCGCCGTGAAGAACGTCACGGTCAACGAGCCGTTCTTTGTCGGCCATTTTCCGGGCCAGCCGGTGATGCCGGGCGTGCTGGTGATCGAGGCCCTGGCGCAGGCGGCCGGGATTCTGCTGATCCACGACCGATCGGATCGCGCGGAACATCTGATCTATCTCGCCGGGGTCGACGATGCCAAGTTCCGCCGCCCGGTGCGCCCCGGGGACCAGCTCATTCTGGATGTCGAGATCATCAGGGCGCGGCCGTCGTTCGCGAAAGTGCACGGCGTGGCCCGTGTCGACGGGCAGGTCGCGGCGGAGGCCATGCTCACTTCGGCCATGGTGCCAAGCTAG
- a CDS encoding OmpH family outer membrane protein, which translates to MRQLRLILCSAAAAGLVVACVTPAAFAQEALKVAVINVVQLLEESEPGRQGIDALKVLQKEKTDERNAMQTEAQDLRAKITEGQFSLTEEKLAELQKELEDRLIELQRFNDDANRELQKRQEEMLQDIQGKVMPIINAVGQEGGYTMIFNKFESGLVYANEAIDITAEVMQRLNSSVSEAAAPAESGS; encoded by the coding sequence ATGAGGCAATTGAGATTGATTCTGTGCTCGGCGGCTGCCGCCGGGCTTGTCGTGGCATGCGTCACTCCGGCGGCTTTCGCGCAGGAGGCGCTGAAGGTCGCGGTGATCAACGTCGTCCAGCTGTTGGAGGAGTCGGAGCCGGGCAGGCAGGGCATCGACGCCTTGAAGGTCCTGCAGAAGGAGAAGACGGACGAGCGCAACGCGATGCAGACCGAAGCGCAAGATCTACGCGCGAAGATCACCGAGGGTCAGTTCTCGCTCACCGAAGAGAAGCTGGCCGAGTTGCAGAAGGAGTTGGAAGACAGGTTGATCGAGCTGCAGCGGTTCAACGATGACGCCAATCGAGAGTTGCAGAAGCGTCAAGAAGAGATGCTTCAGGACATTCAGGGCAAGGTCATGCCGATCATCAATGCCGTCGGTCAGGAGGGTGGCTACACGATGATCTTCAACAAGTTCGAGAGCGGCTTGGTGTACGCCAACGAAGCCATCGACATCACGGCCGAAGTTATGCAGCGGCTCAATAGCAGCGTGTCGGAAGCCGCTGCCCCTGCCGAGTCGGGGAGCTAG
- the bamA gene encoding outer membrane protein assembly factor BamA, whose protein sequence is MQLRSSGFKIARAFGRARSAPWESPTARLLPRLILGLCFLAQGLIPGLTLAQGLAGKPIREIRYEGLDSLAPETLDFYLEIAAGKVYDPTALNRKIHDLWDKKLVDDIATEASAVDGGVLLVVSVRERAILRSVEYVGLKRVSRSDIADRIARDNVRVREGDPLNLGELNRLKALIEDLYKEKGYRLAEAVYELETVSGTERRATYTIDEGDKIRISEIDFEGNTVFSDRLLKLSMRKTKESGPIARVFKKDVYKPATLEEDLEKVRKRYKKAGYKNVVVGDPKAEVKATRPDATDPDKQRRRLVVTVPLEEGNRWRLGEIRVEGAEKFEPELLRAQFPKPNGGWLRSTIIEEGVETINNVYQNSGHIYARVDTEIEEVTEDTADLVVKVTEGDRYTVGRIEFEGNRKTRDKVLRRSMGLQESMVMNSGALKNSLLRIRQLEYFTVDDNDPVQIDVDNEDKTVDLTVKGAEGDRTEMQFGAGFSELDGFFGTFSFRTRNFMGRGETLGVSVQSGGRQDVLDLSYFVPWFLDRPQSVGIQLFLRELDFDFLVGQRIRQETKGGTLTYGRNLGLFRNLSLSYSLFDSLDQQQIDGVSGPIDLTTDRRVSSLRLSHSFDRRDSRFEPTRGRSYNIGLEYAGDFLGGDTDFIRPRAGFNIYLPVTREGLHTVAGLNVEAGYIEALGDRPLFSLDRFFLGGENSIRGFQPRTLWVRDKDGNTVLDEFGRPLGGETFLQMNLEYHFVLGGPFRLLAFADFGGVFAKDQSFDYSLMRHSLGVELRVLVPIFGAPLRFIYALNPDEYPDDRFRKFQFSIGTTF, encoded by the coding sequence ATGCAGTTGCGTTCTTCGGGGTTTAAGATCGCCAGAGCTTTCGGCCGAGCCAGATCGGCACCTTGGGAGTCACCAACGGCGCGGCTCCTACCGAGACTAATCCTGGGACTCTGCTTTCTGGCGCAGGGGCTGATTCCCGGCCTCACGCTCGCACAGGGCCTGGCCGGAAAGCCGATTCGCGAGATCCGCTACGAGGGGCTGGACAGCCTCGCCCCGGAGACGCTCGATTTCTACCTCGAGATCGCGGCCGGTAAGGTCTACGATCCGACCGCCCTCAACCGCAAGATTCACGATCTGTGGGACAAGAAGCTCGTCGACGACATCGCCACCGAAGCCTCGGCGGTGGACGGCGGCGTCCTGCTGGTGGTGTCGGTAAGGGAGCGGGCCATTCTGCGCTCGGTGGAGTACGTCGGCCTCAAGCGCGTCAGCCGCAGCGATATCGCGGACCGGATCGCTCGGGACAACGTCCGGGTTCGTGAAGGCGATCCGCTCAATCTCGGAGAGCTCAATCGTCTAAAGGCTCTCATCGAGGATCTGTACAAGGAGAAGGGTTACCGGTTGGCCGAAGCCGTCTACGAGCTCGAGACCGTGAGCGGAACCGAGCGGCGAGCGACCTACACGATCGACGAGGGCGACAAGATCCGGATCTCGGAGATCGACTTCGAGGGCAATACCGTTTTCAGCGACCGGCTCCTCAAGCTCTCCATGCGCAAGACCAAGGAGAGCGGACCGATCGCAAGGGTCTTTAAGAAGGACGTCTACAAGCCGGCGACTCTCGAAGAGGACCTCGAGAAAGTCCGCAAGCGCTACAAGAAAGCCGGTTACAAGAACGTCGTCGTCGGGGACCCGAAGGCGGAGGTCAAGGCGACCCGTCCGGACGCGACCGATCCGGACAAGCAGCGCCGCCGGCTCGTGGTGACGGTGCCTCTGGAGGAAGGCAACCGGTGGCGCCTGGGTGAGATTCGAGTCGAAGGCGCCGAGAAGTTCGAGCCCGAGTTGTTGCGGGCGCAGTTCCCGAAGCCGAACGGGGGCTGGCTGAGGTCGACGATCATCGAAGAAGGTGTCGAGACGATCAACAACGTCTATCAGAATTCCGGGCACATCTACGCCCGCGTCGATACCGAAATCGAGGAAGTCACCGAGGATACCGCCGATTTGGTCGTCAAGGTGACGGAAGGCGATCGCTATACGGTTGGGCGGATCGAGTTCGAGGGCAACCGCAAGACCAGAGACAAGGTTCTTCGCCGTTCCATGGGTCTGCAGGAGAGCATGGTGATGAACTCCGGCGCTCTCAAGAACAGCCTGCTGCGGATCCGCCAGCTCGAGTACTTCACCGTCGACGATAACGATCCGGTGCAGATCGACGTCGACAACGAAGACAAGACGGTAGACCTGACGGTGAAAGGCGCCGAAGGCGATCGCACGGAGATGCAGTTCGGAGCCGGCTTCAGTGAGTTGGACGGATTCTTCGGAACGTTTTCTTTCCGGACGAGGAACTTCATGGGCCGGGGGGAGACCCTGGGCGTCAGCGTCCAATCCGGCGGCCGGCAGGACGTCTTGGATCTGTCCTATTTCGTGCCCTGGTTCCTGGATCGCCCACAATCGGTGGGCATCCAGTTGTTTCTTCGAGAGCTGGACTTCGACTTTCTGGTGGGGCAGAGGATCCGGCAGGAGACCAAGGGCGGCACTCTGACCTATGGCCGCAACCTCGGCCTGTTCAGGAACCTGTCACTTTCCTACAGCTTGTTTGACTCGCTCGATCAGCAGCAGATTGACGGCGTCAGCGGACCGATCGACCTCACTACCGATCGGAGAGTCTCCTCTTTGCGGCTTTCGCACAGCTTCGATCGCCGGGACAGCCGCTTCGAGCCGACGCGCGGGCGGAGCTACAACATCGGTCTCGAGTATGCGGGGGACTTCCTCGGCGGAGACACGGATTTCATCAGGCCCAGGGCTGGCTTCAACATCTACCTGCCGGTGACTCGAGAGGGCTTGCACACGGTGGCGGGGTTGAACGTGGAGGCCGGTTACATCGAAGCTCTGGGCGACCGGCCGCTGTTCTCGCTGGACCGTTTCTTCTTGGGCGGTGAGAACTCGATCCGGGGATTCCAGCCGCGGACGCTCTGGGTTCGGGACAAAGACGGCAACACCGTACTCGACGAGTTCGGGCGGCCACTCGGCGGCGAGACTTTTCTTCAGATGAATCTGGAGTATCATTTCGTCCTTGGCGGACCGTTCCGGTTGCTGGCTTTCGCCGACTTCGGCGGGGTCTTCGCCAAGGATCAGTCCTTCGATTATTCGCTGATGCGGCACTCATTGGGAGTGGAGTTGCGAGTTCTGGTGCCGATTTTCGGGGCTCCGCTGCGGTTTATCTACGCCCTCAATCCGGATGAGTACCCGGACGATCGGTTTCGGAAGTTTCAATTCAGTATCGGCACCACGTTCTAG
- a CDS encoding ATP-dependent Clp protease ATP-binding subunit, producing MFEKYNEKARRALFFARYEASKLGSRVIESEHILLGILREGEESVGELFQRFQVKADDLRREIEGERVFVERISSTAELPLSEESKKILAYASHEAESMLHSTVGSEHLLIGILRVERCVAMRLLSRHGLELEKVRSEVVAIAKEREASLQKKELPVLSEFGRDLTLLAAQGVFDPLIGREAEVERIIQILSRRTKNNPILLGEPGVGKTAIVEGLAQRIVQGLVPIFLAQKKLFAIDLSLIVAGTKYRGQFEERLKAILKELQENQEVIVFVDEIHSLIGAGSAEGSLDAANILKPALSRGEISCIGATTLTEYRRYIEKDRSLLRRFQSIQVEPPSDEQTLAILEGIKTRYEAFHKVRYNDAALRAAIYQSGRYISDRQQPDKAIDVIDEAGAKVKLRRVRDTQNVRRLESEIQDVVAEMKTAISDKEFERAVYLREREIELREDLENVSGQAEEAGLLVVTPQDVEDVISSWTGIPISSLRSDEAERLMNMEESLRRWVVGQDHAVDSICRAIRRARLGVSNPQRPAGSFILLGPSGVGKTETARRLAEFLFGSQQALVRFDMSEYMEKHAVSKMIGSPPGYVGHDEGGQLTERIRRQPYSVVLFDEIEKAHPDVANLLLQILEDGMLTDAYGNKVDFKNTLVIMTSNIGSKLVASGGRMGFGEASEEQSFDRLRQEILGELRRTFSPEFINRLDELIVYRPLGSKELRAIVDILLAEINATLGERGLSVTLSEEAKVWLLDKAGIDPSTGARPLRRAIQRHVQDAVSEILIARSGGSVEEVAVSVVGDELDFQERMREPVGEET from the coding sequence ATGTTCGAGAAATACAACGAAAAAGCACGCCGAGCCCTATTTTTCGCGCGCTACGAAGCCAGCAAGCTGGGCAGCCGCGTCATCGAGTCCGAGCACATCCTCTTAGGAATCCTTCGAGAGGGCGAAGAATCGGTCGGGGAGCTGTTCCAGCGCTTCCAGGTCAAAGCCGACGATCTCCGGCGGGAGATCGAAGGTGAGCGCGTGTTCGTCGAGCGGATCTCGTCGACCGCGGAGCTCCCGCTGTCGGAAGAGTCCAAGAAGATCCTCGCCTACGCCTCGCACGAGGCCGAGAGCATGCTCCACTCGACCGTCGGCTCGGAACATCTTCTGATAGGCATTCTCCGGGTTGAAAGATGTGTCGCGATGAGGCTGCTCTCGCGCCACGGCTTGGAGTTGGAGAAGGTCCGCAGTGAGGTCGTGGCGATCGCCAAGGAGCGAGAGGCCAGCCTGCAGAAGAAAGAGCTGCCGGTGCTGTCCGAGTTTGGACGCGATTTGACGCTGCTGGCCGCTCAGGGCGTCTTCGATCCGCTCATCGGGCGTGAGGCTGAAGTCGAGCGGATTATCCAGATTCTCTCTCGCCGCACCAAGAACAACCCGATTCTTCTCGGTGAGCCGGGGGTCGGCAAGACGGCGATCGTGGAAGGCCTCGCACAGCGGATCGTTCAGGGGTTGGTCCCGATTTTCTTGGCCCAGAAGAAGTTGTTCGCGATCGATCTGTCACTGATCGTGGCCGGAACCAAATACCGTGGACAGTTCGAGGAGAGGCTCAAGGCCATCCTCAAGGAGCTGCAGGAGAACCAAGAGGTCATTGTCTTCGTCGATGAGATTCACTCGCTTATCGGTGCGGGATCGGCCGAGGGTTCGCTCGACGCAGCCAACATTCTGAAGCCGGCGCTGTCGCGCGGTGAGATCTCGTGCATTGGCGCGACGACGCTGACCGAGTACCGGCGCTACATAGAGAAGGACAGGTCGCTCCTGCGCCGCTTTCAGTCGATTCAGGTAGAGCCGCCGAGCGATGAACAAACCCTGGCTATCTTGGAAGGCATCAAGACCCGCTACGAGGCCTTTCACAAGGTCCGCTACAACGACGCCGCGCTGCGTGCTGCGATCTATCAATCCGGCCGTTACATCAGCGATCGGCAACAGCCCGATAAAGCGATTGACGTCATCGATGAAGCCGGAGCCAAGGTCAAGCTGCGGCGCGTTCGGGACACCCAGAACGTGCGCCGTTTGGAGAGCGAGATCCAGGATGTCGTGGCCGAGATGAAGACCGCGATCTCGGACAAGGAGTTCGAACGAGCGGTCTACCTGCGAGAGCGCGAGATCGAGCTGCGTGAAGATCTCGAGAACGTCAGCGGTCAGGCCGAAGAGGCAGGGCTTTTGGTGGTGACTCCTCAGGACGTCGAGGACGTCATTTCCTCATGGACGGGCATTCCGATTTCGAGCTTGCGCAGCGACGAGGCCGAGCGCCTGATGAACATGGAGGAGTCGCTGCGTCGTTGGGTGGTTGGCCAGGATCACGCGGTGGATTCAATCTGCCGGGCGATTCGGCGCGCCCGCCTGGGCGTGAGCAATCCGCAGCGACCGGCGGGCTCGTTCATCTTGTTGGGCCCGTCGGGCGTCGGCAAGACCGAGACCGCCAGGCGGCTCGCGGAGTTCCTCTTCGGCAGCCAGCAGGCGCTGGTGCGGTTCGACATGAGCGAGTACATGGAGAAGCACGCTGTCTCCAAGATGATCGGATCGCCCCCCGGTTATGTGGGGCACGACGAGGGTGGCCAACTGACCGAGCGTATTCGGCGACAGCCCTATTCGGTGGTGCTTTTCGACGAGATCGAGAAGGCGCATCCCGACGTCGCGAACCTGCTGCTTCAAATACTCGAAGACGGCATGCTCACCGACGCCTACGGCAACAAGGTGGATTTCAAAAACACGCTGGTGATCATGACTTCGAACATCGGTAGCAAGCTGGTGGCCAGTGGGGGCCGTATGGGCTTCGGCGAGGCCAGTGAGGAGCAGAGCTTCGATCGTTTGCGGCAAGAGATACTGGGCGAGTTGCGTCGAACGTTCAGTCCGGAGTTCATCAATCGCCTTGACGAGCTGATCGTGTATCGGCCCCTCGGGAGCAAGGAGCTGCGCGCCATCGTCGACATTCTCCTGGCCGAGATCAATGCCACGCTGGGCGAGCGAGGCCTTTCGGTCACGCTGTCCGAGGAAGCCAAGGTCTGGCTCCTCGACAAGGCCGGCATCGATCCCTCGACGGGCGCTCGTCCGCTGCGGCGAGCAATCCAGAGGCATGTTCAGGATGCCGTATCCGAGATCCTGATCGCGCGTTCGGGCGGCTCCGTCGAGGAGGTCGCAGTGTCCGTTGTCGGAGACGAGCTCGACTTCCAGGAGCGCATGCGCGAGCCCGTCGGAGAAGAGACCTAG
- a CDS encoding ABC transporter ATP-binding protein, giving the protein MTVEPGESVAVVGQSGTGKSTLLHLLGALDRPDSGSISVGGADLAAMNAEELAAFRNRTIGFVFQFQELLADFTALENVLVPGRIAGLRGGALQAKAAGLLDEVGLADRAGHFPSQLSGGEQQRVALCRALLLEPPLLLADEPTGNLDPEIGEQVFELMVALQKRRGTTALVVTHNREIARRCGRVLTLQKGVLRE; this is encoded by the coding sequence ATGACCGTCGAGCCCGGCGAATCGGTGGCGGTCGTCGGGCAATCCGGAACCGGGAAATCGACCCTGCTGCATCTACTCGGAGCTCTCGATCGACCCGACAGCGGCTCGATTTCAGTGGGTGGCGCCGATCTGGCCGCCATGAACGCCGAAGAGCTGGCCGCTTTCCGGAATCGGACCATTGGCTTCGTGTTTCAGTTTCAGGAGCTGCTCGCCGACTTCACAGCGCTCGAGAATGTTCTCGTGCCGGGGCGGATCGCGGGTTTGCGCGGTGGAGCCCTGCAGGCGAAGGCCGCGGGCCTGCTCGACGAGGTCGGCTTGGCCGACCGCGCGGGCCATTTCCCGTCACAGCTCTCGGGCGGCGAGCAGCAGAGGGTCGCGCTCTGCCGGGCTCTGCTACTGGAGCCGCCCCTGCTGCTTGCGGACGAGCCGACCGGGAACCTGGATCCGGAGATCGGCGAGCAGGTATTCGAGCTGATGGTGGCGCTTCAGAAGCGCCGCGGGACGACCGCTTTGGTGGTCACTCACAACCGGGAAATAGCAAGGCGCTGTGGTAGAGTTTTGACGTTGCAGAAGGGTGTACTGCGCGAGTAA